A region from the Leptospira venezuelensis genome encodes:
- the lpxK gene encoding tetraacyldisaccharide 4'-kinase: MISFWKILFFPVLFPLSLVYRILFFLDKRLKTKRTLPFSITISIGNFSVGGTGKTPFTLHLAKLLHSNFPNIPIVILSRGYGSSGTGTRRVSENSSPTEIGDEPLLLKKNLPFAEVYVGSNRYDSYLQFRSENKIPNEQKVFALLDDGFQHHALNRDLDLVLLDCTKLSKMEFVLPLGLLREPYTSASKANFLIASKFSEEYEESLSKWIKKYSPSKTLRFRFSPKKLVSLSSGGPEVSVKELTGKSVFCFAGLGNPDSFYSSLKDQNPSKLNTKSYPDHYSYTKEDLNQISEKTSENDYIICTEKDGVKISSLIGNDTNFSKWFYLRLETVLENESELLRSIRNFV; this comes from the coding sequence ATGATTTCTTTTTGGAAGATTCTCTTCTTTCCAGTTCTATTTCCGCTTAGCCTGGTTTACAGGATCTTATTTTTTCTAGACAAAAGATTGAAAACCAAAAGGACTCTTCCTTTCTCTATAACGATCAGTATTGGGAACTTCAGCGTAGGAGGAACTGGCAAAACACCTTTTACACTTCATCTTGCAAAATTGCTTCATTCTAATTTTCCGAATATCCCGATCGTAATCCTAAGCAGAGGATACGGCTCTTCTGGAACTGGAACAAGAAGAGTCAGCGAAAATTCGTCGCCAACAGAAATCGGTGACGAGCCTCTTCTTTTAAAAAAGAATCTTCCATTTGCAGAAGTGTATGTAGGAAGTAATAGATATGATTCTTATCTGCAATTTAGATCTGAAAACAAAATACCAAATGAACAAAAGGTGTTTGCATTATTGGATGATGGATTTCAACACCATGCTTTAAATAGAGATTTGGATTTAGTCTTATTAGACTGTACCAAACTTTCTAAAATGGAATTTGTGCTTCCTTTGGGTCTATTAAGAGAACCTTATACTTCAGCCTCTAAAGCAAACTTTTTAATTGCTTCCAAGTTTTCGGAAGAATATGAAGAATCACTCTCTAAATGGATCAAAAAATATAGCCCTTCTAAAACCTTAAGATTTAGATTCTCACCCAAAAAATTAGTGTCACTTTCTTCAGGAGGCCCCGAAGTCTCTGTAAAAGAATTAACAGGAAAATCAGTATTCTGCTTTGCTGGTTTAGGAAATCCGGATTCGTTTTATTCTTCTTTAAAAGATCAGAATCCTTCCAAGCTAAATACCAAATCTTATCCGGATCATTATTCTTATACAAAAGAAGATCTAAATCAGATTTCCGAAAAAACTTCCGAAAATGATTACATTATCTGTACTGAAAAAGACGGAGTAAAAATTTCTTCTCTTATTGGGAACGATACAAATTTTTCTAAATGGTTCTATCTCAGATTAGAAACCGTTCTGGAAAACGAATCCGAACTTTTAAGATCTATCCGCAACTTCGTATAA
- a CDS encoding ABC transporter ATP-binding protein yields the protein MNVYRRLLGYSFKYKYRLITGVVLSFFVSILNGASLTSVIPIFNAIGKGGKADFQISLTKKESIALKDREEGKELEAIQKIEALVADIKIKTNFYLTTLPKDQLVLLFCLFIFPIYLAKLLFLTGAVYCINSGGYLAVRDLRLELYSKAQELPLNHFVQEKTGIFMSRIVNDVEVLAKIISSDLKDAIVDFFYIITHLLILLFLSWEMFVAVLVVVPLIMGPVTSFADKIRKATRNQQERLSSLNGHLQEVISGIRVIRAFSMEKTEAGRFWEINNDLSDKTFKGHFYHQIGPSLVELSSSIVAVIFLAFGAYLIELEKLTLGHFMIFFLTLVFLTRPFKQMGMLSNSIQSAVAAGTRVFEMLDSETDVKNPPNPIYPKRLSKELKFDSIGYTYPGAKTAALSDLNLSIQKGSTVALVGSSGAGKSTLVDLVPRLIDPSEGSITWDGTDLRNLDLASLRKKISIVNQQVFLFNGSIRENICYGTENVTEERMREVSELAFATDFILSFEDGFDTVVGERGVMLSGGQRQRISIARALLNNPEILILDEATSALDTESERVVQQALESLYKNRTVIIIAHRLSTVQIADTIFTMEGGKVVESGSHSELIRLDGKYKKLYEMQFAESPV from the coding sequence ATGAACGTCTATAGACGCCTCTTGGGGTATTCCTTCAAGTATAAATACAGATTAATCACCGGGGTCGTACTATCCTTTTTTGTATCCATACTCAATGGTGCCTCTCTCACTAGCGTTATTCCAATTTTCAACGCAATCGGAAAAGGTGGAAAAGCCGACTTTCAAATTTCACTCACCAAAAAAGAAAGTATCGCATTAAAAGACAGGGAAGAAGGAAAAGAATTAGAGGCGATCCAAAAAATAGAAGCCCTAGTCGCAGATATAAAGATCAAAACCAATTTTTATCTAACCACTCTTCCTAAAGATCAGCTTGTTTTACTTTTTTGTTTATTCATATTTCCGATCTATCTAGCGAAACTTTTATTCTTAACGGGCGCGGTATACTGTATTAATTCCGGCGGTTATCTAGCAGTCCGTGATTTGCGATTAGAACTTTATTCTAAAGCACAAGAACTTCCTCTCAACCATTTCGTTCAAGAGAAGACTGGGATCTTCATGAGCCGAATCGTAAACGATGTAGAAGTTTTGGCAAAAATAATTAGCTCAGATTTGAAAGATGCAATCGTAGATTTTTTCTATATCATCACACATTTGCTCATTCTTCTTTTCTTAAGTTGGGAAATGTTCGTCGCAGTTTTAGTTGTAGTTCCATTAATTATGGGCCCAGTAACTTCTTTTGCAGATAAGATCCGAAAAGCGACTCGCAATCAGCAAGAAAGATTGTCTTCATTAAACGGTCATTTACAAGAAGTGATCTCAGGTATCCGAGTCATCCGCGCATTCTCCATGGAAAAAACGGAAGCAGGCAGATTTTGGGAAATAAATAACGATCTTTCTGACAAAACATTCAAAGGACATTTTTATCATCAGATCGGGCCGTCTCTGGTGGAACTTTCCAGTTCTATTGTTGCTGTGATATTTTTGGCATTCGGCGCTTACTTGATCGAACTCGAAAAATTGACCTTAGGTCATTTTATGATCTTCTTCTTAACTTTGGTATTTTTGACGAGACCATTCAAACAAATGGGAATGTTATCCAACTCAATCCAGAGTGCTGTGGCGGCAGGGACTAGAGTTTTTGAAATGTTAGATAGCGAAACGGACGTAAAAAATCCTCCGAACCCAATCTATCCGAAAAGACTTTCTAAAGAATTAAAATTTGATTCAATAGGTTATACGTATCCTGGAGCAAAAACCGCTGCTCTCTCCGATTTAAATCTTTCCATACAAAAAGGCTCTACTGTTGCGTTAGTCGGCTCTTCTGGTGCAGGAAAATCCACATTGGTGGACCTTGTGCCAAGACTAATTGATCCAAGCGAAGGTTCTATTACTTGGGATGGAACCGATCTTAGAAATTTAGATCTGGCGTCTTTACGTAAAAAGATTTCCATCGTAAACCAACAAGTATTCTTATTCAACGGAAGTATCCGAGAGAATATTTGTTACGGAACGGAGAATGTTACCGAAGAAAGAATGAGAGAAGTTTCAGAACTCGCATTCGCCACTGACTTCATCTTATCTTTCGAAGATGGTTTCGATACAGTTGTAGGAGAAAGAGGAGTAATGTTATCCGGAGGCCAAAGGCAAAGGATCTCCATTGCGAGAGCATTATTAAATAATCCCGAAATCCTCATATTGGATGAGGCAACTTCTGCATTAGATACTGAGTCAGAAAGAGTAGTACAACAAGCACTTGAGTCTTTATATAAAAACAGAACTGTTATCATCATCGCTCATAGGCTTTCCACAGTTCAAATCGCAGATACTATTTTTACTATGGAAGGCGGAAAAGTAGTAGAATCAGGATCTCACTCGGAGTTGATCCGTCTTGATGGAAAGTATAAGAAATTATACGAGATGCAATTCGCAGAATCTCCGGTTTAA
- a CDS encoding ABC transporter substrate-binding protein, translated as MFYPRFLDSVTSRFQVGPKPTLTFSLAFLLLSLLFYDCGKAERSPEKLVFSLPSDPISLDPIRSTDLSSRIVLKYIYPRLFEINGEGKILPSLVKSYKLAEGPSSKVRRLILELHIDSKLNPSPQTVLGSLERLRNTPGPRRNTYSFLKGGKVLSDSSLEIYFEGGLRETLEKLSLPQAWIYCGPPESVCGDFKLVEWKRNNHLRLAANHPNDLGSEILFRVLPQASTGLYLYFKDELDLMKLPVFLLKNSLVKEDHISVRKGGGVQYIAINAKEPCFDKNFRKALNYSVDKRTIIQVLLEGKGEVSVGPFPKSVSDSWTSSEEIYPYDLAKAKELLSKSVCYPKILERELEFRMRGDEENQANGAAIVQNLKELGLRIRILPMEKAALYKENGEGKGDLTLLFWYADLPGPFAFLDPLFAGDRFGNGGNRAFYSNPKMEKIFREIRSTDKTDISPQIKEAFSLLSEDAPWIFLWSPYELYLVGDRLPKDLNRRSDLP; from the coding sequence ATGTTTTATCCTAGATTTCTAGACTCGGTCACTTCCCGATTTCAGGTCGGACCGAAACCGACTCTTACCTTTTCCCTGGCTTTCCTTCTTTTGTCCCTTCTTTTTTATGATTGCGGAAAAGCGGAGAGAAGTCCCGAAAAACTGGTATTTTCACTACCTTCTGATCCAATCTCTTTAGATCCTATCCGATCCACTGACTTATCTTCCAGAATTGTTCTAAAATATATTTACCCTAGACTTTTTGAGATAAATGGAGAAGGTAAGATTCTTCCTTCTTTAGTGAAATCATATAAGTTAGCAGAAGGTCCCTCATCCAAGGTCAGAAGATTAATTTTGGAACTTCACATTGATTCAAAATTGAATCCAAGTCCTCAAACAGTTCTTGGATCTCTAGAAAGATTAAGAAATACTCCAGGCCCAAGGAGAAATACATATTCTTTTTTAAAAGGTGGAAAGGTTCTCTCTGATTCCAGTTTGGAAATTTATTTTGAAGGCGGTTTGAGGGAAACTTTAGAAAAACTTTCATTGCCTCAAGCTTGGATCTATTGTGGTCCACCTGAATCAGTTTGTGGTGATTTTAAATTAGTAGAATGGAAAAGAAACAATCATCTTCGATTAGCTGCAAATCATCCTAACGATTTGGGCTCGGAGATTTTGTTTCGAGTTCTTCCGCAGGCAAGCACAGGATTGTATTTATATTTCAAAGATGAATTGGACTTAATGAAATTGCCTGTCTTCCTTCTCAAAAACTCATTAGTAAAAGAAGATCATATTTCAGTTCGAAAAGGAGGAGGAGTTCAATACATAGCGATCAACGCGAAAGAACCCTGTTTCGATAAGAATTTTAGAAAAGCATTAAATTATTCTGTAGATAAACGTACGATTATCCAGGTGTTATTAGAAGGCAAGGGAGAAGTTTCCGTAGGCCCATTTCCAAAATCTGTATCTGATTCCTGGACTTCTTCTGAAGAAATTTATCCTTATGATCTTGCGAAAGCAAAAGAATTACTCTCTAAGTCAGTATGTTATCCTAAAATTTTAGAAAGAGAATTAGAATTTAGGATGAGAGGAGACGAAGAGAATCAAGCAAACGGTGCTGCGATCGTACAAAACCTGAAAGAGTTAGGATTAAGGATTAGGATTCTTCCGATGGAAAAAGCTGCATTATATAAAGAGAATGGAGAAGGAAAGGGAGATCTAACATTATTATTTTGGTATGCAGATCTTCCCGGTCCATTTGCATTTTTAGATCCATTATTTGCGGGGGATCGATTTGGAAATGGAGGAAACCGTGCCTTCTACTCTAATCCCAAAATGGAAAAAATTTTCCGAGAGATCAGGTCCACCGACAAAACGGATATTAGTCCTCAGATCAAAGAGGCATTTTCACTTTTAAGCGAAGATGCTCCTTGGATCTTTTTATGGTCCCCTTATGAGTTATATCTAGTCGGGGACCGTTTGCCAAAAGATCTTAATCGTCGTTCGGATCTTCCTTAA
- a CDS encoding transglycosylase domain-containing protein has protein sequence MNIKDRILGILTSILQYSKTNWRSILKYSIISGIVVFSFLIGGSYVVWLTKQEEVARNLETFQREVSDAYDPNEIKPIRILDKNGKLIGEFSRRKFRPIRTDNLANHGNIIWALLSSEDRDFYEHNGVNFTALLRAIIVNLTTFQKQGGSTLTQQLAKLTLDLGARNVFNKLTEFYCTFYLESKFDKNTILAMYLNRIFLGEGNTGVEEASRYYFNKPAYELTPAEAALLVGTIPAPSNYNAVRNPKIALKRQKMVMTVMGKNQNLHPNPKSIEKDFDKKVDANIRKFKSFYVVEETKEDEDKVVITSEIGKYGFDKDFTINLASDFNFGIRQFVIENFSEIDLESRGMNVYTTLDYDKQEAAERSLREGIEAVRKKLSEDKANFIKSGKTEEVSKQNKIIENMNGSLISINPTNGYVEAMVGSYKISNIFRLNRAVSAVRQPGSVIKGLVYLMAFEKRIATPTSIVVDEPIKIRGYAPKNWYKGHRGAMQVRTAFAQSVNTVAVKFMDEIGVGDFIHTLGKILDLDSSELSRRFQHNLTLALGSGELSPKELATVYATIANNGKKVKPVEILRITDFEGSELYMNNIPDPKEAEQILDPVACAMTLNLLEAVVSEEGTLKIALKDGEKFPLGGKTGTVQSPKEAQKRWGSRKGVRDVWFAGVNPNLVTAVWVGNDLGAPFPGSGSGTSGSIWFRYVSHVARTLGFGDSLITPFNGDYVKVDICAETGGLLSNEAECKHPLYGQYYYVGDQPGGGTPTPAVTQTEGANTTNGSEEALSGEDAVELDLPEIKEDPNDD, from the coding sequence ATGAACATCAAAGATCGTATCCTTGGAATTTTAACTTCTATCCTCCAATATTCTAAAACAAATTGGAGATCCATCCTCAAATATTCGATCATTTCCGGGATCGTAGTCTTTTCGTTTTTGATTGGAGGATCCTACGTAGTATGGCTCACCAAACAGGAAGAAGTTGCCCGCAATTTAGAAACTTTCCAGAGAGAAGTTTCGGATGCATACGATCCAAATGAGATCAAACCGATCCGCATCTTAGATAAAAACGGAAAATTGATCGGCGAATTTTCCCGCAGAAAATTCAGACCAATTCGCACTGATAATTTAGCAAATCATGGAAATATAATATGGGCCTTGCTCAGTTCTGAAGATAGAGACTTTTACGAACATAATGGTGTAAATTTCACTGCATTACTTAGGGCAATCATTGTAAACCTCACCACTTTCCAAAAGCAAGGTGGTTCTACTCTTACTCAACAATTAGCAAAGCTCACTTTGGATCTGGGCGCTCGAAATGTGTTCAATAAGCTCACCGAATTTTACTGCACATTTTACTTAGAAAGTAAGTTTGATAAAAATACGATCTTAGCTATGTATCTAAATCGTATTTTCTTGGGAGAAGGAAATACTGGAGTGGAAGAGGCTTCTCGTTATTACTTTAATAAACCTGCATATGAATTAACTCCTGCAGAAGCGGCTCTGCTCGTGGGAACAATTCCGGCTCCTTCTAACTATAATGCCGTCAGAAATCCTAAGATAGCGCTCAAAAGGCAGAAGATGGTTATGACTGTCATGGGCAAAAACCAAAACCTTCATCCAAATCCTAAATCTATTGAAAAAGATTTTGATAAGAAGGTAGATGCGAACATCCGTAAGTTCAAATCTTTTTATGTGGTAGAAGAAACTAAGGAAGACGAGGACAAAGTAGTCATTACCTCCGAGATCGGAAAATATGGATTTGATAAGGATTTTACGATCAATCTGGCTTCTGATTTTAATTTTGGAATCCGCCAATTCGTGATCGAAAACTTCTCAGAGATAGATTTAGAAAGTCGTGGTATGAATGTTTATACCACCTTAGATTATGATAAACAAGAAGCTGCAGAACGTTCTCTCAGAGAAGGAATAGAAGCTGTCCGCAAAAAACTTTCCGAAGATAAAGCAAATTTCATAAAATCTGGTAAAACAGAAGAAGTTTCCAAACAAAATAAGATCATCGAAAATATGAACGGAAGTTTAATCTCCATCAATCCTACAAATGGATATGTGGAAGCAATGGTTGGTAGTTATAAAATTTCTAATATATTTAGACTCAATCGTGCAGTTTCAGCGGTAAGACAACCAGGTTCCGTTATCAAGGGGCTTGTATATCTGATGGCATTCGAAAAGCGGATAGCTACACCTACTTCCATTGTTGTAGATGAGCCGATCAAGATCAGAGGTTACGCTCCTAAAAACTGGTATAAAGGCCATAGAGGTGCAATGCAGGTCAGAACTGCATTTGCTCAATCGGTGAACACAGTTGCTGTTAAGTTTATGGATGAAATTGGCGTCGGCGATTTTATCCACACTCTCGGAAAAATTTTAGATTTAGATAGCTCGGAGCTGAGTAGAAGGTTTCAACATAATCTTACATTGGCACTAGGTTCCGGAGAGTTGTCTCCCAAGGAACTAGCGACTGTATACGCAACAATTGCGAACAACGGTAAAAAAGTAAAACCTGTGGAAATACTTAGGATCACTGATTTCGAAGGTTCCGAACTCTATATGAATAATATTCCGGATCCGAAAGAAGCAGAACAAATTTTAGACCCTGTTGCCTGCGCTATGACCTTAAACTTATTAGAAGCAGTTGTTTCAGAAGAAGGTACACTCAAGATCGCGTTAAAAGATGGAGAAAAATTCCCTCTTGGTGGAAAAACAGGAACAGTTCAATCCCCCAAAGAAGCACAGAAACGATGGGGCTCCAGAAAAGGAGTAAGAGATGTTTGGTTTGCAGGCGTAAATCCCAACTTAGTCACTGCGGTGTGGGTTGGTAACGACTTAGGTGCTCCTTTCCCTGGTTCTGGTTCCGGAACAAGTGGTTCTATTTGGTTTAGATATGTTTCTCATGTTGCCAGAACATTAGGTTTTGGTGATAGTTTAATCACTCCATTTAACGGCGATTATGTGAAAGTGGATATCTGTGCAGAAACCGGTGGACTTTTATCAAATGAAGCAGAATGTAAACATCCTCTATATGGACAGTACTATTATGTAGGAGACCAGCCAGGCGGAGGTACGCCTACTCCTGCGGTTACCCAAACAGAGGGGGCAAATACCACAAATGGTTCTGAGGAAGCTCTTTCCGGAGAAGATGCGGTTGAATTAGATCTTCCTGAAATTAAGGAAGATCCGAACGACGATTAA
- a CDS encoding class I SAM-dependent methyltransferase, with the protein MEDLPYKKEISLRHHSPFPTKTEIWPKVKLLFGREGIPTDLSHLYLNEPGESWANLGYWEHTKEYGTACANLAEHLGALAGLDGDSKLLDLGFGCGDQFKIWENTFGVNVSNIYGINISKIQIEFAKRRYEGRGSSPNLILGSAEGLSEFEDRTFDAVLALDSLYFMPNRNRLVGEIYRILKPGGVFVSAEILLSDRKISYWETFKRNLISKMAKMSSDLKKVEGIVSEYSAIGFNFEVLERIDPFVFPGFSQFILEKIKSEKKIPKRLAGRYEMLGEYFGSETIKKHFEYWIYKVRKPE; encoded by the coding sequence ATGGAAGACCTGCCTTACAAAAAAGAAATTTCTCTCCGCCATCATTCTCCTTTCCCCACAAAGACTGAGATCTGGCCAAAGGTAAAACTATTATTCGGAAGAGAAGGAATTCCTACAGATCTATCTCATCTCTATTTGAATGAGCCTGGGGAATCCTGGGCCAATCTGGGGTATTGGGAGCACACAAAAGAATATGGAACTGCCTGCGCGAATTTAGCGGAACATTTGGGGGCATTAGCTGGTTTGGATGGCGACTCTAAACTTTTAGATCTTGGATTTGGATGCGGGGATCAATTTAAAATTTGGGAAAATACATTTGGAGTAAATGTTTCGAATATTTACGGGATCAATATTTCTAAGATCCAAATTGAATTCGCAAAAAGACGTTATGAGGGTAGAGGCAGTTCTCCTAATTTAATATTAGGAAGTGCAGAAGGTTTATCAGAATTCGAAGATAGAACCTTTGATGCTGTGCTTGCTTTAGATAGTTTGTATTTTATGCCAAATCGAAACCGATTGGTTGGAGAAATTTATAGGATCTTAAAACCAGGAGGAGTATTTGTATCTGCAGAGATATTGCTTTCTGATCGAAAAATTTCTTATTGGGAAACCTTCAAAAGAAATTTGATCTCAAAAATGGCAAAGATGTCTTCTGATCTCAAAAAGGTAGAAGGTATTGTCTCAGAATATTCCGCTATAGGATTCAATTTCGAAGTTTTAGAAAGAATAGACCCGTTTGTATTTCCGGGATTTTCTCAATTCATATTAGAAAAGATTAAATCAGAAAAGAAGATCCCTAAAAGGCTCGCAGGAAGATACGAGATGTTAGGGGAATACTTCGGCTCCGAAACGATCAAAAAACATTTTGAATATTGGATCTACAAAGTCAGAAAACCTGAATAA
- a CDS encoding NAD(P)-binding protein, translating into MKIAVIGSGIAGLSASWYLGKEHEVSLIEKHPLVGMDAHGTDLFSNGHSIRVDVPFRAFKRNYYPCLLDLYKEAGIEVRPVDYSFSLNYGDGTTYFGFSTLGIGGNFVPIPYWVCFSNKTSRRIFSDAIRFYEESERELQSLEGEQLTISQFLSRFGYSVEFEDLYLIPMFSTINTCTSESAKNYPAEVVVGYHSSGLKFLRFLTPEKGTRDVTEKLSKRTSSVRLSTDPKKIVLEKDKVKLIFNNGEELFDRVVVAAPANQAISILPDEYSKEKDLLSKLKYEASEVVVHSDEKFMPKQKRHWAPMCFSLSQDSSTATATILLNKVLPSMKGKAVFQTWNPLVEPNEKDFISRSKFERPVIDLASRKILEELKELQELPDKKVWLCGSYAKYGMPLLEAGVSTSLDVKRWVEGSLKS; encoded by the coding sequence ATGAAAATAGCGGTCATCGGCAGTGGAATCGCCGGCTTAAGTGCATCTTGGTACTTGGGCAAAGAACACGAAGTCTCACTTATAGAAAAACATCCTTTGGTCGGTATGGATGCTCATGGCACCGATCTTTTTTCCAACGGACATTCTATCCGAGTAGATGTTCCTTTTAGAGCATTTAAACGAAATTATTATCCCTGCCTTTTAGATCTATATAAAGAAGCAGGCATCGAAGTAAGACCGGTAGACTATTCGTTTTCCCTAAATTACGGAGACGGTACTACGTATTTCGGTTTTTCTACTTTGGGTATCGGAGGCAATTTTGTTCCGATCCCTTACTGGGTTTGTTTTTCTAATAAAACTTCTAGACGTATTTTTTCAGATGCAATCCGTTTTTACGAAGAATCTGAAAGAGAACTACAATCACTAGAAGGAGAACAACTTACTATTTCTCAGTTCTTAAGCAGGTTTGGCTATTCTGTGGAATTCGAAGATCTTTATCTGATCCCTATGTTCTCCACTATCAATACCTGCACTTCTGAAAGTGCCAAAAACTATCCCGCAGAGGTCGTAGTAGGTTATCATTCTAGTGGCTTAAAGTTCCTCAGATTTTTAACTCCGGAGAAAGGAACCAGAGATGTTACTGAAAAACTTTCTAAAAGAACTTCTTCCGTACGTTTGAGCACAGATCCAAAAAAGATCGTTTTAGAAAAAGATAAAGTAAAACTTATTTTTAATAATGGAGAGGAACTTTTTGATAGAGTAGTTGTTGCAGCTCCTGCAAACCAGGCCATTTCTATTCTTCCCGACGAATATTCTAAAGAAAAAGATCTACTTTCTAAACTTAAATATGAAGCTTCTGAAGTTGTAGTTCATTCAGATGAAAAGTTCATGCCCAAACAGAAAAGGCATTGGGCACCAATGTGTTTCTCTCTCTCACAAGATAGTTCTACTGCAACTGCTACTATCCTTTTGAACAAGGTTCTTCCCTCCATGAAAGGTAAGGCCGTATTCCAAACCTGGAACCCACTCGTAGAACCGAACGAAAAAGATTTTATCAGCAGATCAAAATTCGAAAGGCCTGTAATTGATCTTGCCTCTCGAAAAATCTTAGAAGAGCTGAAAGAACTGCAAGAACTTCCGGACAAAAAAGTATGGCTTTGCGGTTCATATGCTAAGTATGGAATGCCACTTTTAGAAGCAGGGGTTTCTACATCCCTCGACGTAAAAAGATGGGTAGAAGGTTCTCTAAAATCTTAA
- a CDS encoding OmpA family protein produces MNRLLPVLLSFIFLFFSSDLLAEEKIVEGKLLQFGRMLGTGNEFIQVLSNDLSPELSRLHNQTIRVLCQMRGENCDPIRYETYPFSESKGLADWTLKKIPNYVNRGYFAFNPTVTPDGQSIFWTVYSSKGKSGTQRIWFAEKDDRGFWRDGKEMPAPLNNDLNSAVIAVLPSNNELFVFGSFGDDEATHKIQVEFQEKREELRKKTRDEMEFRLKEEQLAYEYLRKLTQLQNKATVPLYKSYKDKGSWSYPKAINFPEFSNIYLKNNTSVFGGSTLSSSGRILIYSVQQPDSYGKLDLYVSIQKEDGSFSLGKNLGEVVNTSSEETAPFLAGDDRTLYFCSDGHKGLSVYVTKRIGEGWDNWTKPVEVSANLKGVNFFSIPVNSDWAYVSKEGQLYMAYLPRDFRPNPVVVINGKVLDEEGNPLGAEIHYESLTRLEKRGSAKSDTKTGSFSLVLPYGEKYGFYAEKPGHLSVSRNIDLTESKQEDAKLDVEFRLPALAVGRQILLNNLFFETNKFEISKDSEPELDRLGIFLKSNPKLKISVEGHTDNVGKKERNLELSENRAKAVADYLIAKHGIDSERVRTQGFGDSQPISSNDNASDRQRNRRVVLQIVD; encoded by the coding sequence ATGAACCGTCTTCTTCCTGTTTTACTTTCTTTTATTTTTCTATTTTTCTCTTCGGATCTTCTTGCCGAGGAAAAGATTGTCGAAGGTAAACTTCTACAATTCGGTAGAATGTTAGGCACTGGTAACGAGTTCATCCAAGTCCTTTCCAACGATCTGAGTCCTGAACTTTCCAGGCTTCATAATCAAACCATTCGTGTTCTATGCCAAATGAGAGGCGAAAATTGTGATCCGATACGTTATGAGACCTATCCTTTTTCAGAATCCAAGGGTCTTGCCGATTGGACCTTGAAAAAAATTCCTAACTATGTGAATAGAGGTTACTTCGCTTTTAATCCCACTGTGACTCCTGACGGACAATCCATCTTCTGGACAGTGTATTCTAGCAAGGGCAAATCAGGTACCCAAAGGATTTGGTTTGCAGAGAAAGACGACAGAGGGTTTTGGAGAGACGGAAAAGAGATGCCGGCTCCTTTGAATAACGATCTGAACTCAGCAGTAATTGCAGTTCTTCCCAGTAATAATGAATTATTCGTTTTTGGTTCCTTTGGTGATGACGAGGCTACTCATAAAATCCAGGTTGAGTTCCAAGAAAAAAGAGAAGAGCTGAGAAAAAAAACAAGGGACGAGATGGAATTCCGTTTGAAGGAAGAACAACTCGCTTACGAATATCTTCGCAAACTCACTCAGCTCCAAAATAAGGCAACAGTTCCATTATATAAAAGTTATAAGGATAAAGGAAGTTGGTCTTATCCCAAGGCGATCAACTTTCCGGAGTTTTCAAATATATATCTGAAAAATAATACTTCCGTTTTTGGTGGTTCTACTCTTTCTTCTTCCGGAAGGATTTTAATCTATTCAGTTCAACAACCTGATTCTTATGGAAAGTTGGATCTTTACGTGAGTATCCAAAAGGAAGATGGTTCCTTCTCTCTTGGAAAAAACTTAGGAGAGGTTGTAAATACTTCGTCCGAGGAAACTGCTCCATTTTTAGCTGGGGATGATAGAACTCTTTATTTCTGCAGCGACGGACATAAAGGTCTTTCAGTATATGTAACTAAAAGAATCGGAGAAGGCTGGGACAATTGGACTAAACCTGTAGAAGTCTCTGCCAATCTAAAAGGTGTAAACTTCTTCTCTATTCCAGTCAATAGCGACTGGGCATATGTAAGTAAAGAAGGTCAGCTTTACATGGCTTATCTTCCCCGTGATTTCCGGCCAAACCCTGTTGTTGTGATCAACGGAAAAGTTTTGGATGAAGAAGGGAATCCATTAGGGGCAGAAATACATTATGAATCCTTAACACGTTTGGAAAAAAGAGGAAGTGCTAAAAGTGATACTAAAACCGGTTCATTCAGTTTAGTCCTGCCATATGGCGAAAAATATGGTTTTTATGCGGAGAAGCCAGGCCATCTTTCCGTTTCCAGAAATATCGACCTTACAGAATCCAAACAAGAAGACGCAAAATTAGATGTAGAATTTCGTCTTCCGGCTCTGGCGGTGGGTCGACAAATTCTGCTAAACAATTTATTTTTTGAGACAAACAAATTCGAGATCTCCAAGGATTCTGAACCTGAGCTGGATCGTTTAGGGATTTTTTTAAAATCGAATCCTAAACTCAAAATCTCCGTCGAAGGTCATACGGACAACGTAGGCAAAAAGGAACGGAACCTGGAACTTTCAGAAAACAGAGCAAAAGCGGTGGCAGACTATTTGATCGCAAAACATGGAATCGACAGTGAAAGAGTTAGGACTCAAGGTTTTGGAGATAGCCAACCAATTTCTTCCAATGATAACGCTTCGGACCGTCAAAGGAATAGAAGAGTTGTGTTACAGATTGTAGACTGA